In Pontiella desulfatans, one DNA window encodes the following:
- a CDS encoding VF530 family DNA-binding protein: MSNNELQNSPLHGLSAETMLTELVEFYGWAVLDAAIDLKCFRIQPTIPSALAFLKKAEWARNRVEDFYLYGFKGMPKASEQELELKPRERGFPDGVAPKKPKPLSIKEARAMAPVAPEPIKAPRQKPKPRYVEPEPELEEPTESTFKSRFSQSSFRKER, encoded by the coding sequence ATGTCGAATAATGAATTACAGAACAGTCCGTTGCATGGCTTGTCGGCGGAGACGATGCTGACGGAGCTCGTGGAGTTTTATGGCTGGGCGGTGCTGGACGCGGCGATCGACCTGAAGTGTTTTCGGATCCAACCGACGATTCCCAGCGCCCTGGCGTTTCTGAAAAAGGCGGAGTGGGCCCGGAACCGGGTGGAGGATTTTTATCTCTACGGTTTCAAGGGGATGCCGAAGGCCAGCGAACAAGAGCTGGAACTGAAACCCCGCGAGCGCGGTTTTCCGGACGGGGTTGCACCGAAGAAGCCGAAGCCGCTCTCGATCAAGGAGGCCCGGGCGATGGCGCCGGTTGCCCCCGAACCCATCAAGGCCCCGAGGCAGAAGCCGAAGCCACGCTATGTTGAACCGGAGCCGGAACTGGAGGAGCCAACGGAAAGCACCTTCAAATCCCGCTTCTCCCAGTCCAGCTTTCGTAAAGAAAGATAA
- a CDS encoding RNB domain-containing ribonuclease, with protein MAQNFKSHSLVLYKNAPAVIDQVGDKIAIRLAGGKNVNVRPKDIQLLHLGPLQHLSDLDATPDGSVEETWELLQGETVELAELAELIYGEASPVTVWHAWQVLHAETHFSGSIEEIVARPEAEVEAILGKQREKEQEAARWQGYLQRVKDHAIQLEEDGGHLYDVERQAYRQASTNRTLKALGMEIAPEKAHRLLLQLGLWNETVNPYPAQFDCATSQPELQVPELPEEPREDLTALETFAIDDDNCSDPDDAISLDGNCLWIHVADAAALVKADSPLDREARARGANLYLPEIVINMLPEAVTSILGLGLQEISPALSFKIGVGDDGTPTCLKITPSLIRVQRLSYSAADQLMETAPFQEMSVITERFRQRRIATGAAEINLPEVKLKTTLDGELYNLSGRHELAFMEPCGFSVQISDLPRLKSRDMVTDAMLMAGEAIAAFCIEKEIPVPFACQPPPDEPGTPQTMAEMFAYRKKFKRSGLHLDPDLHAGLGLEHYTRATSPLRRYSDLLVHQQVRAFVGGESLIGEAEMLVRMSEAETGGGNTAMAERLSNRHWTLLHMQQHPETVYRGVVVDKRDERGTVLIPELAIDVKMRRMADVELDEEVQVQLLQINLPELDFTCKMV; from the coding sequence ATGGCGCAAAATTTTAAATCCCACAGTTTGGTTCTCTATAAAAACGCTCCGGCGGTCATCGACCAGGTCGGCGACAAAATCGCCATTCGGCTGGCCGGCGGAAAAAACGTGAACGTCCGGCCGAAGGATATCCAGCTGCTCCACCTGGGACCGCTCCAGCATCTTTCCGACCTCGATGCGACGCCGGACGGCAGTGTGGAAGAAACCTGGGAGCTGCTGCAGGGCGAAACGGTTGAGCTGGCCGAGCTCGCCGAATTGATCTATGGCGAGGCCTCGCCCGTGACCGTTTGGCATGCCTGGCAAGTGCTGCATGCGGAAACCCATTTCTCCGGATCCATTGAGGAAATCGTGGCCCGACCCGAAGCCGAGGTTGAAGCCATCCTTGGCAAGCAACGCGAAAAAGAACAAGAGGCGGCACGTTGGCAGGGCTATCTGCAGCGCGTCAAGGACCACGCGATTCAGCTGGAGGAGGATGGCGGCCACTTGTACGACGTTGAGCGGCAGGCCTATCGCCAGGCGTCCACCAACCGCACGCTGAAAGCGCTCGGCATGGAAATCGCTCCGGAAAAGGCGCACCGCTTGCTGCTGCAGCTGGGGCTGTGGAATGAAACGGTGAATCCCTATCCGGCCCAGTTTGATTGCGCCACCTCGCAACCCGAACTGCAGGTGCCTGAACTTCCGGAGGAACCACGCGAGGATCTGACCGCCCTCGAAACGTTTGCCATCGACGACGACAACTGCTCCGACCCCGACGATGCCATCAGCCTCGACGGCAACTGCCTCTGGATCCACGTCGCCGATGCCGCCGCGCTCGTCAAGGCCGACTCGCCGCTCGACCGCGAGGCCCGCGCCCGCGGAGCAAATCTCTATCTGCCCGAAATCGTCATCAACATGCTGCCGGAAGCGGTCACCTCCATTCTGGGACTGGGGCTGCAGGAAATCTCCCCGGCCCTCTCGTTTAAAATCGGGGTGGGGGATGACGGCACGCCCACCTGTTTGAAAATCACCCCGAGCTTAATCCGCGTCCAACGCCTCAGCTATTCCGCCGCGGATCAGCTGATGGAAACTGCGCCGTTCCAGGAAATGAGCGTCATCACCGAACGGTTCCGGCAGCGACGCATCGCCACGGGCGCCGCGGAAATCAATCTGCCTGAAGTAAAACTTAAAACCACCCTCGACGGGGAACTTTACAACCTGTCCGGCCGGCACGAACTCGCCTTCATGGAGCCGTGTGGTTTCTCGGTTCAAATCAGCGATCTGCCCCGTTTGAAAAGCCGCGACATGGTCACCGATGCCATGCTGATGGCCGGCGAAGCCATCGCCGCGTTTTGCATTGAAAAGGAAATCCCGGTGCCCTTCGCCTGCCAGCCGCCGCCGGACGAACCGGGCACCCCGCAGACCATGGCCGAAATGTTCGCCTACCGCAAAAAGTTCAAACGATCCGGGCTGCACCTCGATCCCGATCTGCATGCCGGACTCGGACTCGAACACTACACCCGCGCCACCAGCCCGCTGCGCCGCTATTCCGACCTGCTCGTCCACCAGCAGGTCCGCGCGTTTGTCGGCGGGGAATCCTTGATCGGCGAAGCCGAGATGCTGGTTCGCATGTCCGAAGCCGAAACCGGCGGCGGCAACACCGCCATGGCCGAACGCCTCAGCAACCGGCACTGGACGTTGCTGCACATGCAGCAGCATCCGGAAACCGTCTATCGCGGGGTCGTCGTCGACAAGCGCGACGAGCGCGGCACCGTGCTCATTCCGGAACTCGCCATCGACGTGAAAATGCGCCGGATGGCTGACGTCGAGTTGGATGAAGAAGTCCAAGTCCAGCTCCTCCAGATCAACCTCCCCGAGCTCGACTTTACCTGCAAGATGGTGTGA
- the htpG gene encoding molecular chaperone HtpG, with protein MAEETMQFKTELEQLLHLITHSLYSHREVFLRELISNACDAIDKVRFEGLNNEEILEGHSDWKIFIKADEEAKTLTISDNGIGMSRDQVIENLGTIAHSGTKAFLAKAKEADLANNPELIGQFGVGFYASFMVADDVTVVTKAHGEDAVKWESKGTGSFTLSDADKADRGTEITLHLKEDAAEYLNEWTIKSTVKKFSDFLEHPVVMCTTKKDEETEVEEEIEEQINTQKAIWLRPKSEITDEEYGEFYKHISHDTNSPAETIHYNAEGAIEFKALLFIPEHKPFDMMMNNDPKAHLNLYVQRVFISNEFDNLLPGYLRFVKGVVDSSDLPLNVSREILQENPMLDKIRKNLTSRILKTLANMKKTDYEEFQIFHENFSAILKEGLQTDWENKEKIAELLLFESTAKDAGEKTCFDDYVERMAEGQEEILYLAGENRASIENSPYLEKFKADGKEVLLMIDPIDDFVIPQLFEFKGKKLKAVNKGDIEEDKEKLKEEEKQFEGFIGFAKELLDGVKEVKLTTRLKDSAAVLVGDEYSMSPHIEEMMRRMGQEVPPRESVLELNPEHAVVKKVQALYDTDQKDPKVATLTKLLHDQAVIASGAKLTDPAGFAARLNEVLAD; from the coding sequence ATGGCCGAAGAAACCATGCAATTCAAGACCGAGCTCGAGCAGCTGCTTCATCTCATCACCCATTCCCTCTATTCACACCGCGAGGTGTTCCTGCGCGAGCTCATTTCCAACGCCTGCGACGCAATCGACAAGGTGCGCTTCGAAGGCCTCAACAACGAAGAGATCCTCGAAGGCCACTCCGATTGGAAGATTTTCATCAAGGCCGACGAAGAAGCCAAAACCCTGACCATTTCCGACAACGGCATCGGCATGTCGCGCGACCAGGTGATTGAAAACCTCGGCACCATCGCCCATTCCGGCACCAAGGCGTTCCTGGCCAAGGCGAAGGAGGCCGACCTGGCCAACAACCCGGAACTCATCGGCCAGTTCGGCGTCGGCTTCTACGCCTCGTTCATGGTCGCCGACGACGTCACCGTCGTTACCAAGGCGCACGGCGAAGACGCCGTCAAATGGGAATCCAAGGGCACCGGCAGCTTCACCCTCTCCGATGCCGACAAAGCCGACCGCGGCACCGAGATTACCCTCCACCTGAAGGAAGACGCCGCCGAATACCTGAACGAGTGGACGATCAAATCCACCGTCAAAAAGTTTTCCGATTTCCTCGAACACCCCGTGGTCATGTGCACCACCAAGAAGGATGAAGAGACCGAGGTGGAGGAAGAGATCGAAGAACAGATCAACACCCAGAAGGCGATCTGGCTGCGCCCGAAGAGCGAGATTACCGACGAGGAATACGGCGAGTTCTACAAGCATATCTCGCACGACACCAACTCCCCGGCGGAGACCATCCACTACAACGCCGAAGGCGCGATCGAGTTCAAGGCCCTGCTCTTCATCCCCGAACACAAGCCGTTCGACATGATGATGAACAACGACCCGAAGGCGCACCTGAACCTCTACGTCCAGCGCGTGTTCATCTCCAACGAATTCGATAACCTGTTGCCGGGCTACCTCCGCTTCGTCAAGGGCGTGGTGGATTCCTCCGACCTGCCGCTGAACGTCTCGCGCGAAATCCTGCAGGAAAACCCGATGCTCGACAAGATCCGCAAAAACCTCACGTCGCGGATCCTGAAAACCTTGGCCAACATGAAGAAGACCGACTACGAGGAGTTCCAGATCTTCCACGAAAACTTCAGCGCCATCCTCAAGGAAGGCCTGCAGACCGATTGGGAAAACAAGGAAAAGATCGCCGAGCTGCTGCTGTTCGAATCCACCGCCAAGGACGCCGGCGAAAAAACCTGCTTCGACGACTATGTCGAGCGCATGGCCGAAGGCCAGGAGGAAATCCTCTACCTCGCCGGCGAAAACCGCGCCTCCATCGAAAACTCCCCCTACCTTGAAAAATTCAAGGCCGACGGCAAGGAAGTCCTCCTGATGATCGATCCGATCGACGACTTCGTGATTCCGCAGCTGTTCGAATTCAAAGGGAAAAAACTCAAGGCCGTCAACAAGGGCGACATCGAAGAGGACAAGGAAAAGCTCAAGGAAGAAGAGAAGCAGTTCGAAGGCTTCATCGGCTTCGCCAAGGAGCTGCTCGACGGCGTCAAGGAAGTCAAGCTGACCACCCGCCTGAAGGATTCCGCCGCCGTGCTCGTGGGCGACGAATATTCGATGAGCCCGCACATCGAAGAGATGATGCGCCGCATGGGCCAGGAGGTTCCGCCGCGCGAAAGCGTGCTGGAGCTCAACCCGGAGCACGCCGTCGTCAAAAAAGTCCAGGCGCTCTACGACACCGACCAGAAGGATCCGAAGGTCGCAACCCTCACCAAGCTGCTGCACGACCAGGCGGTCATCGCCTCCGGCGCCAAGCTCACCGACCCGGCCGGCTTCGCCGCCCGCCTCAACGAGGTGCTGGCGGATTAG